A window of the Vigna angularis cultivar LongXiaoDou No.4 chromosome 3, ASM1680809v1, whole genome shotgun sequence genome harbors these coding sequences:
- the LOC108325751 gene encoding uncharacterized protein LOC108325751, which produces MTKDAATLQYLTTLSYNTPLVPTKLVLDLGGSFLWLHCATRNTLSSSSLTTPHRTLQCFVAKTHKSPNFFLFGPIDQHHYQPFQVFSKNSITDPVAYEFEILKSLTFTQLVTGFPSLNYFINVSSAKINDKGCPWTPQSSTSKRGLQVGSSMPVIELVM; this is translated from the coding sequence ATGACCAAAGACGCTGCTACCCTCCAATACCTAACAACCCTCTCGTACAACACACCTCTTGTTCCCACCAAACTGGTCCTTGATTTGGGAGGTTCTTTCCTCTGGCTTCATTGTGCCACCCGAAACACCCTTTCGTCTTCTTCCCTCACCACTCCTCATCGCACCCTCCAATGCTTCGTAGCCAAAACCCACAAATCGCCCAACTTTTTTCTCTTCGGGCCCATCGACCAACACCACTACCAACCTTTCCAAGTCTTTTCGAAGAACAGTATCACCGACCCCGTTGCTTACGAATTTGAGATTCTCAAGTCTCTAACCTTCACACAGCTCGTCACTGGTTTCCCCTCCCTTAACTACTTCATCAACGTCAGCTCCGCAAAAATCAACGACAAAGGTTGTCCTTGGACGCCTCAGAGTTCAACGAGCAAGAGGGGCTTGCAAGTGGGGTCTTCTATGCCGGTCATTGAACTGGTTATGTAG